From Paenibacillus sp. PL2-23:
TCTCGATCCGCATCAGCATGGACTGCAGCGGCACCAGATTGGGATCATCGATATATAGCAAGGCATTAAACCAGTCATTCCAATAGCCAAGTGTATTGAACAAAGCAATGGTAGCAATGCCTGGGAGCGACAGCGGAAGCACCAGGCGGAAGAATATGCCGAACTCGCCTGCTCCGTCTATTTTGCCTGATTCGATAATGGCTCCAGGGACCATCGTTGCGAAGAAGGTACGCATAATCATAATGTAGAACGCATTGACGAGCAGCGGCATGACAAGAGCCCATACCGAATTTTTTAGCCCCAAGAGCTGTGTTGCAACAATGTAGGTCGGCACTAGGCCGCCGTTGAACAGCATCGTGAAAAACGCGTAGAACGCAAAAACATTACGGTATTTGAACGACCTGCGAGAGATCGCGTAGGCGAACAGCGTCGTCATAACGAGGCTGAGCAGCGTGCCGACAACCGTCACAAAAATCGTAACGCCATAGGAGCGCAACAGCTGGTCGCCCGTCTCGAACACATATCGATAAGCCTCCAGGCTCAGCTTCTCCGGGAACACACTGTACCCATTCAGCGCCAGCGTGCTTTCGTCCGTGAAGGAAATGATGGTCACGAACAGGAAGGGGAAGACGCATAGGAAGGCGACAATGGCGGCAATGACGTTGAACACAATGTTCCAT
This genomic window contains:
- a CDS encoding carbohydrate ABC transporter permease, producing MIKTNKQSRDFQRLSSGWNIVFNVIAAIVAFLCVFPFLFVTIISFTDESTLALNGYSVFPEKLSLEAYRYVFETGDQLLRSYGVTIFVTVVGTLLSLVMTTLFAYAISRRSFKYRNVFAFYAFFTMLFNGGLVPTYIVATQLLGLKNSVWALVMPLLVNAFYIMIMRTFFATMVPGAIIESGKIDGAGEFGIFFRLVLPLSLPGIATIALFNTLGYWNDWFNALLYIDDPNLVPLQSMLMRIENSMQFILQNSQNTNINMGVLQDMPQDTSRMAMVVLATGPIVFAYPFFQRYFIQGLTIGAVKE